A section of the Fusarium falciforme chromosome 8, complete sequence genome encodes:
- a CDS encoding Chloride channel protein: protein MNRIMSGDPYAFASTSASASASSASHTPDSDRRDEPDFLDQDGDEVSARRGTYGHGDDGHDILEDDPLQGNLAAPMSFKRRQGPSFLSAPARLFSAIIGSRSNASHSSSRGPSPAVFSGSETPPRAEPVTLNATSKDGAPLDWYIEGPGRRVGYEDLTAIDWIFEYTKERQRLRVLYSSATGVLGYARRLIDASQVWIVLLLTGMAVGAVAACINVTTDWLGDLKEGYCSSGPEGGHFYLNKAFCCYGYDQGSKCEGWKTWGGALGVGSAGGRWFLEYFFFVGLAMLFAYVAALLVQEYAIYAKHSGIPEIKTVLGGFVIQRFLGGWTLVTKSLGLALAVASGMWLGKEGPLIHVACCCANVFTKLFHNINDNEARKREVLSAAAASGVSVAFGSPIGGVLFSLETLSYYFPDKTMWQSFVCAMTAAVVLQAFDPFRSGKLVLYQVQYSIGWHRFELLPYAILGILGGIHGGLFIRLNMAIARWKKANIWIPGPIAQVLIVAFFTALINYPNFYMKAQTTELVSNLFSECSKVLDDPIGICRTGAASARTIVLLIFASVLGFFLAAVTFGLQIPAGIILPSMAIGALTGRAVGIIMEIWVTNYPSFFLFGSCEPDIPCVTPGTYAIVGAAASLAGVTRMTVSIVVIMFELTGALTYVLPIMIAVMISKWVGDAFSRRGIYESWIHFNEYPFLDNSENSDVIPDIPAAQVMTRIEDLVVLTVTGHTIASLTTILEMHPYRGFPVISDPREAILLGYISRAELAYNLSASTQPPRSLPPETEAFFSHQPLADPRTTLDLRPWMDQTPLTLPSHTSLHLVSTYFQKLGLRYLLFSDRGVLQGLLTKKDVWYVLNGAEETRRTMGLGPSGRGHETGVTSIAADDGALESSGLLQGADGADDGDSIQGEEPML from the exons ATGAACCGCATCATGTCTGGAGACCCCTACGCCTTCGCATCCACCTccgcctcagcctcagcctcgtccGCATCGCATACCCCCGACTCGGATCGTCGCGACGAGCCCGACTTTCTCGACCAGGATGGCGACGAGGTCAGCGCCCGTCGTGGCACCTATGGCCACGGCGATGACGGCCACGATATCCTCGAAGATGACCCGCTGCAAGGCAATCTAGCCGCACCCATGTCCTTCAAGCGACGTCAAGGACCCTCGTTCCTCTCTGCGCCGGCCCGTCTCTTCTCGGCCATCATAGGCTCACGATCCAACGCCTCGCATTCTTCATCGAGAGGCCCGTCGCCCGCAGTCTTCTCAGGCTCCGAGACCCCTCCGCGCGCCGAACCCGTCACCCTCAATGCCACCTCCAAAGATGGTGCGCCGCTCGATTGGTACATAGAAGGACCGGGCCGTCGTGTCGGCTACGAGGATCTCACGGCCATTGACTGGATCTTCGAGTACACCAAGGAGCGCCAGCGCCTGCGTGTCCTATACTCCAGTGCGACCGGCGTGCTAGGCTATGCCCGGCGCCTCATCGACGCCAGCCAGGTCTGGATCGTCCTGTTGCTGACGGGCATGGCAGTCGGCGCAGTCGCTGCCTGCATCAACGTCACCACCGACTGGCTTGGCGATCTGAAGGAGGGCTATTGCTCCAGCGGGCCTGAGGGCGGCCacttttaccttaataaggcgTTTTGCTGCTATGGATACGACCAGGGCTCCAAGTGCGAGGGCTGGAAGACATGGGGTGGTGCCCTCGGAGTGGGCTCGGCCGGCGGCAGGTGGTTTCTCGAGTATTTCTTCTTTGTCGGTCTTGCG ATGCTGTTTGCATATGTAGCTGCTCTTCTTGTGCAAGAGTATGCCATCTACGCTAAGCATAGTGGTATCCCAGAGATCAAGACTGTCCTGGGAGGGTTCGTTATCCAACGATTCCTGGGTGGTTGGACGCTTGTGACCAAGTCACTCGGCCTT GCCTTGGCTGTGGCCTCGGGCATGTGGCTGGGCAAAGAAGGCCCGTTGATCCACGTCGCTTGCTGTTGCGCCAACGTATTTACGAAGTTGTTTCACAATATCAACGATAATGAAG CTCGAAAACGCGAGGTTCTATCCGCTGCTGCGGCTTCGGGTGTCTCTGTTGCCTTTGGTTCCCCTATCGGTGGTGTCTTGTTTAGTCTCGAG ACATTGTCGTACTATTTCCCAGACAAGACTATGTGGCAGAGTTTTGTCTGTGCCATGACGGCTGCAGTCGTTCTCCAAGCCTTCGACCCATTTAGGTCAGGCAAACTCGTCTTGTACCAAGTCCAGTACAGTATCGGATGGCATCGTTTCGAGTTGCTTCCCTACGCCATCCTGGGCATCCTGGGA GGCATCCATGGTGGCCTCTTTATCAGGCTCAACATGGCCATCGCGCGCTGGAAAAAGGCCAATATCTGGATCCCTGGCCCCATCGCCCAGGTCCTTATCGTCGCCTTCTTCACAGCTCTCATCAACTACCCCAACTTTTACATGAAGGCGCAAACTACTGAGCTCGTCTCTAACCTCTTCTCCGAGTGCTCAAAGGTTCTCGATGACCCTATCGGCATCTGTAGGACGGGTGCCGCGTCTGCTAGAACCATCgttctcctcatcttcgcctCAGTGCTTGGATTCTTCCTCGCTGCCGTCACATTTGGCCTGCAGATCCCTGCGGGCATCATTCTGCCCTCCATGGCCATTGGTGCTCTTACAGGTCGTGCCGTGGGCATCATCATGGAGATCTGGGTCACCAACTACCCATCGTTCTTCCTTTTTGGCTCCTGTGAGCCTGATATACCTTGCGTCACTCCCGGCACGTATGCCATTGTCGGTGCTGCAGCCTCACTCGCCGGCGTGACCCGTATGACAGTGTCTATTGTTGTCATTATGTTCGAGCTCACTGGCGCCCTCACATATGTTCTCCCCATCATGATCGCTGTCATGATCTCCAAGTGGGTTGGCGACGCCTTCTCGCGCCGCGGTATTTACGAGTCGTGGATTCACTTTAACGAGTATCCCTTCCTGGACAACAGCGAGAACAGTGATGTTATCCCCGACATTCCTGCCGCTCAGGTCATGACGCGTATTGAGGATCTCGTCGTCCTTACGGTTACGGGCCATACCATCGCCTCCCTCACTACTATCCTCGAGATGCATCCCTACCGTGGCTTCCCCGTCATTTCAGACCCCCGTGAAGCCATACTCCTCGGCTATATCTCACGCGCCGAACTGGCCTATAACCTCTCCGCCTCAACTCAGCCGCCTCGCTCACTTCCTCCGGAGACcgaggccttcttctctcacCAGCCTCTTGCCGACCCGCGGACCACCCTTGACCTCCGCCCCTGGATGGATCAGACCCCCCTGACTCTACCATCCCACACGAGCCTACACCTCGTCTCGACATACTTCCAGAAGCTCGGTCTACGCTATCTTCTCTTCAGCGATCGTGGCGTCCTTCAGGGGCTACTGACAAAGAAGGACGTCTGGTACGTCCTGAATGGCGCCGAGGAGACAAGGCGCACCATGGGCCTAGGACCCAGTGGACGAGGTCACGAGACGGGTGTGACGAGTATAGCGGCGGACGACGGCGCTCTCGAGAGTAGCGGGCTGCTGCAGGGTGCGGACGGCGCTGATGACGGCGACAGTATCCAGGGCGAGGAGCCCATGTTATAG
- a CDS encoding Cell division control protein 42-like protein: MTVVATIKCVVVGDGAVGKTCLLISYTTNKFPSEYVPTVFDNYAVTVMIGDEPYTLGLFDTAGQEDYDRLRPLSYPQTDVFLVCFSVTSPASFENVREKWFPEVRHHCPGVPCLIVGTQVDLRDDPSVRDKLSKQKMAPVRREDGERMAKDLGAVKYVECSALTQYKLKDVFDEAIVAALEPPVPKKAGSRGHKCLVL, translated from the exons ATGACGGTTGTCGCAACGATCAA gtgcgtcgtcgtcggcgatgGTGCTGTTGGAAAGACTTGTCTTCTCATCAGCTACACAACAAACAAGTTCCCCTCCGAATATGTTCCGACCGTCTTTGACAACTACGCCGTCACGGTAAT GATTGGTGATGAGCCATACACTCTGGGCCTGTTCGATACTGCCGGTCAAGAAGATTACGACCGACTCCGACCTCTCTCATATCCCCAGACCGATGTTTTCCTTGTCTGCTTCAGTGTCACCTCGCCTGCCTCGTTCGAAAACGTCCGCGAGAAGTGGTTCCCCGAGGTCCGCCACCACTGCCCTGGCGTCCCCTGCCTGATTGTCGGTACCCAGGTGGATTTGAGAGATGACCCCAGCGTCCGGGACAAGCTGTCGAAGCAGAAGATGGCCCCGGTGCGACGGGAGGACGGCGAGCGAATGGCCAAGGATCTGGGTGCGGTCAAGTACGTCGAATGCAGCGCTCTGACTCAGTACAAGCTTAAGGACGTCTTTGATGAG GCCATTGTGGCGGCCCTTGAACCCCCCGTCCCCAAGAAGGCTGGCTCCAGGGGGCACAAGTGCCTTGTCCTATAA
- a CDS encoding MFS domain-containing protein has protein sequence MAILEWTRQDKPPKLLKLRSSAGLIVTTCSFAIFTDIFLYGVIVPVLPFSLENRVGISTERVQYWVSIALAVYGAALLGGSPVWGYLADRIQNRRIPMLIGLILLAGATVFLCVGRNLPLFLIGRVLQGISAALTWTVGLALVVDTVDKDHVGKAMGWISMACSLGILTAPLLGGVVYGKGGYYSVFAMCFGLLAVDIVLRLVIIEVKEAKVWLDNAETATSTDLEGVQAGESKGEGEGDSKTPVQTTDETTKDELDPSRTPIKTLVRLLRRPRFLAALWGTLVQAIIQTALESTLPLLTKEIFGWDSIGAGLIFLPIILPSFLGPVIGMISDRYGPKWLATFGLFFATPFAVCLRFVSENKIEDKILLCGLLVGIGITMSCIFGPLMAEITWSVQGEDGKEGVGQIAQAYGLYNMAYSGGSLVGPILGGMIRDSAGWGTVGWSLGVIVFVSAIPTMLYTGGPLNIKFRGRRRDSSKA, from the exons ATGGCGATTCTCGAGTGGACGCGGCAGGACAAGCCGCCGAAACTTCTCAAGTTGCGATCATCAGCTGGTCTAATCGTCACCACCTGTTCTTTTGCCATCTTTACT GACATCTTTCTGTACGGCGTCATCGTCCCTGTGCTGCCATTCTCACTCGAAAACCGGGTTGGCATCAGCACAGAGAGAGTCCAGTACTGGGTTTCGATAGCACTGGCCGTCTATGGCGCCGCTCTTCTCGGCGGATCTC CTGTTTGGGGATACCTGGCAGATAGAATCCAGAACCGCCGAATCCCAATGCTTATTGGTCTCATCTTGCTGGCTGGAGCTACCGTCTTCCTCTGCGTAGGACGAAACCTCCCGctcttcctcatcggccGTGTCCTCCAGGGTATATCAGCGGCTCTCACCTGGACTGTTGGTCTGGCCTTGGTTGTCGATACTGTGGATAAGGACCATGTCGGCAAGGCAATGGGCTGGATCAGCATGGCCTGCAGTCTTGGCATCCTGACGGCACCTCTACTTGGAGGAGTTGTGTATGGCAAGGGGGGTTACTACTCTGTGTTTGCCATGTGTTTTGGTCTGCTTGCAGTAGATATTGTTCTGcgtctcgtcatcatcgaggtcaaggaggccaaggtaTGGCTTGACAATGCAGAGACTGCAACTTCCACCGACTTGGAGGGCGTTCAGGCTGGTGAATCCAAGGGAGAGGGCGAAGGGGATTCGAAGACCCCAGTGCAAACAACAGATGAGACGACCAAGGACGAATTGGATCCATCGCGGACGCCCATCAAGACACTGGTCAGACTGCTACGACGACCTCGCTTCTTGGCTGCTCTCTGGGGAACACTCGTTCAGGCGATTATCCAGACCGCCCTAGAAAGCAcgcttcctcttctcacCAAGGAGATATTCGGCTGGGACTCAATTGGCGCAGgactcatcttcctccccaTCATTCTGCCCTCGTTTCTCGGCCCCGTCATTGGAATGATAAGCGATCGTTACGGGCCCAAATGGCTCGCCACGTTTGGCCTCTTCTTCGCAACACCCTTTGCCGTGTGTCTTCGGTTCGTCTCGGAGAACAAGATCGAGGATAAGATACTGCTGTGTGGACTCCTTgtcggcatcggcatcaccATGTCGTGTATTTTCGGCCCTCTCATGGCAGAGATCACTTGGTCTGTCCAGGGCGAGGATGGGAAGGAGGGCGTGGGACAGATTGCCCAGGCGTATGGCCTGTACAACATGGCCTACTCTGGAGGATCATTGGTAGGGCCCATCTTGGGCGGAATGATCAGAGATAGTGCTGGATGGGGGACTGTAGGGTGGTCACTGGGTGTTATTGTGTTTGTGTCTGCAATCCCAACGATGCTGTACACGGGCGGGCCTCTGAATATCAAGTTTCGAGGTCGGAGGAGAGATTCATCTAAGGCATAA
- a CDS encoding Multifunctional fusion protein, with amino-acid sequence MLSRALRVPRAVPLRAKLAAPSYIAARSVTTNAASASLSHSVPQSDDEPFVVNLSDESFETYELDPPPYSLEVTKKELKQMYYDMVSIRQMEMAADRLYKEKKIRGFCHLSTGQEAVAVGIEHAITKADDIITAYRCHGFALMRGATVKSIIGELLGRREGISYGKGGSMHMFYKGFYGGNGIVGAQVPVGAGLAFAHKYNGNKNASIILYGDGASNQGQVFEAFNMAKLWNLPALFGCENNKYGMGTSAARSSALTDYYKRGQYIPGLKVNGMDVLAVKAAVKYGKEWTAADKGPMVLEYVTYRYGGHSMSDPGTTYRTREEIQRMRSTNDAIAGLKQKILDWEVTTEDELKKIDKEARAHVNEEVALAEAMAVPDPKPEILFEDIYVRGSEPQYLRGRTPEENHYFHPIYATSAWPRRVMTSTVSCGRGLPIASLLRQNTLRVASRPLPGLTLRRSSLESLRNLCIMAPKQATLGYVKSGQSTLNKFFGAKGAAPVRQTTLAFSTKAKKEVAEEEEDDVSTKGSKADKDSKKRARSADKKAEAESAPIKKEEAEDDSDGPVTKRARRSRKRVEEEDDEISDEPVKKKSPSPKKRKSASPSPKPTPTNKSKARAAKEPAAEEEEDDEPVKDEASTASASEAEDDAEVEEEKPEVAAKARQKAQTKLKSKTKEKDPYPDWEAGTPVPYAALCTTFSLIEMTTKRLIIMEHCSLFLRQVMRLTPNDLLPTVLLMINKLAPDYAGIELGIGESLIMKAIGETTGRSLQVIKADQKEIGDLGLVAVKSRSTQRTMFKPKALTIRGVHQGLMNIATVTGNGAQGRKVDGIKKLLAAADANSTGKVDITKDKGGPSEAKFIIRFLEGKLRLGLAEKTVLVSLAQAVVCHEADTKDKVPSTSDIEKGESILKTVYSELPSYDVIIPAMLEHGIMELRENCKLRPGVPLKPMLAKPTKAITEVLDRFEGQTFTCEYKYDGERAQIHYVAKDAPQQLSEASQGAAKEVAAGVASIFSRNSEDLSKKYPDILAKLGTWVKPDTKSFVLDCETVAWDVDEKKVLPFQQLMTRKKKDVKVEDVKVKVCVFAFDLLYLNGEAVVEKALRERRELLEAAFTPVEGEFAFATHMNGQELDEIQLFLDESVKASCEGLMVKMLDGRESGYEPSKRSRNWLKIKKDYLSGVGDSLDLVVLGAYYGKGKRTSVYGAFLLACYNPNSDTYETVCNIGTGFSEQVLEELHKQLSEITIDRPKPFYSHSSGGQHQPDVWFEPRFVWEVKTADLTLSPRYKAGAKEGVDPSGTKGISLRFPRFIRIRDDKNADSATTSRQVAEMYRKQESVSKSKGPAVDDDFEY; translated from the exons ATGCTGTCTCGAGCTCTCCGAGTCCCCAGGGCGGTGCCTCTGCGCGCCAAGCTCGCCGCTCCCTCTTATATCGCCGCCCGCTCCGTCACCACCAACGCTGCGTCGGCGTCGCTGAGCCACTCGGTCCCTCAG TCCGACGATGAGCCTTTCGTCGTCAACCTGAGCGATGAGAGCTTCGAGACCTACGAGCTGGACCCTCCCCCCTACTCCCTCGAGGTCACCAAGAAGGAGCTGAAGCAGATGTACTACGACATGGTCAGCATCCG acagatggagatggcggccGATCGTCTgtacaaggagaagaagatccgTGGTTTCTGCCACTTGTCCACCGGTCAGGAGGCTGTCGCTGTCGGTATCGAGcatgccatcaccaaggctgACGACATCATCACTGCCTACCGATGCCACGGTTTCGCCCTGATGCGCGGTGCTACCGTCAAGTCCATCATTGGTGAGCTTCTCGGTCGACGTGAGGGTATCTCTTACGGCAAGGGTGGTTCCATGCACATGTTCTACAAGGGCTTCTACGGCGGCAACGGTATCGTTGGTGCTCAGGTCCCCGTCGGTGCTGGTCTCGCTTTCGCCCACAAGTACAACGGAAACAAGAATGCCTCCATCATCCTCTACGGTGACGGTGCCAGCAACCAGGGCCAGGTCTTTGAGGCTTTCAACATGGCTAAGCTCTGGAACCTCCCCGCCCTCTTTGGCTGTGAGA ACAACAAGTACGGCATGGGTACCTCTGCTGCCCGCTCCTCTGCCTTGACCGACTACTACAAGCGTGGCCAGTACATCCCCGGTCTCAAGGTCAACGGCATGGACGTCCTCGCCGTCAAGGCTGCCGTCAAGTACGGCAAGGAGTGGACTGCTGCTGACAAGGGTCCTATGGTCCTCGAGTACGTCACTTACCGATATGGTGGTCACTCCATGTCGGACCCCGGTACCACTTACCGAACCCGTGAGGAGATCCAGCGTATGCGCTCGACCAACGACGCCATTGCTGGACTCAAGCAGAAGATCCTTGACTGGGAGGTCACCACCGAggatgagctcaagaagattgaCAAGGAGGCTCGCGCCCACGTCAACGAGGAGGTTGCCCTTGCTGAGGCCATGGCTGTGCCTGACCCCAAGCCCGAGATTCTGTTTGAGGATATCTACGTCAGGGGCAGCGAGCCCCAGTACCTTCGCGGCCGAACCCCCGAGGAGAACCACTACTTCCA TCCAATCTACGCGACTTCTGCCTGGCCCCGGCGCGTCATGACTTCAACCGTCAGCTGTGGCCGTGGTCTTCCCATTGCCTCTCTCCTCCGCCAAAACACCCTGAGAGTGGCTTCACGACCTCTTCCAGGCCTTACTCTGCGTCGTTCTTCGTTGGAATCACTACGGAATCTGTGCATCATGGCACCCAAGCAGGCGACACTCGGGTATGTCAAGTCAGGGCAGAGCACTCTTAA CAAGTTTTTTGGTGCCAAGGGGGCGGCACCAGTGCGACAGACAACGCTTGCATTCAGCACCAAGGCCAAAAAGGAGGtggcagaggaagaggaggatgatgtgAGCACGAAAGGCTCAAAAGCTGATAAAG ATTCCAAGAAGCGAGCTCGATCAGCCGACAAGAAAGCCGAAGCCGAATCTGCACCCAttaagaaggaagaggctgaggaTGATAGCGACGGCCCCGTCACCAAGCGTGCGAGACGGTCTCGAAAgagggtcgaggaggaggatgacgaaatAAGCGACGAACCAGTCAAGAAGAagtctccttctcccaagAAGCGCAAATCGGCGAGCCCCTCACCCAAGCCTACACCTACCAACAAATCCAAAGCCCGAGCCGCCAAAGAGCCTgccgctgaggaggaggaggacgacgagcccGTCAAGGATGAAGCATCTACAGCATCAGCTTCAGAGGCAGAAGATGACgcagaggtggaggaggagaagcctgAAGTTGCTGCCAAGGCTCGGCAGAAGGCTCAGACGAAGCTCAAGTCCAAGACTAAGGAAAAGGATCCCTATCCTGATTGGGAGGCGGGAACGCCTGTTCCATATGCGGCTCTCTGTACCACGTTTTCTCTTATCGAGATGACGACCAAGCGCCTGATCATCATGGAGCATTGCTCCTTGTTCCTCCGACAGGTCATGCGCTTGACGCCCAATGATCTGCTTCCGACGGTATTGCTTATGATCAACAAGCTTGCTCCCGACTATGCTGGCATTGAGCTTGGTATTGGAGAATCTCTGATCATGAAGGCCATTGGCGAGACCACTGGTCGAAGTCTCCAGGTAATCAAGGCCGACCAGAAGGAGATTGGTGACCTGGGTCTGGTGGCTGTGAAGAGTCGATCAACCCAACGTACCATGTTCAAGCCCAAGGCTCTTACAATCAGGGGAGTCCATCAGGGCCTGATGAATATTGCTACAGTCACCGGAAACGGTGCCCAGGGCCGCAAGGTGGATGGCATCAAGAAGTTGCTCGCGGCGGCTGATGCCAACTCGACCGGCAAGGTTGATatcaccaaggacaagggcgGACCAAGCGAGGCCAAGTTCATCATTCGATTCCTAGAAGGAAAGCTGAGACTTGGTCTAGCCGAGAAGACGGTGCTTGTTTCACTCGCCCAGGCCGTTGTCTGCCACGAAGCAGATACAAAGGACAAGGTACCTAGCACCTCGGATATAGAGAAGGGCGAGTCTATCCTCAAGACGGTTTACAG TGAGCTTCCAAGCTACGACGTCATTATTCCTGCCATGCTTGAGCATGGAATCATGGAGCTCCGCGAGAACTGCAAGCTTCGGCCTGGTGTTCCTCTGAAGCCCATGTTGGCCAAGCCCACCAAGGCTATTACCGAGGTGCTGGATCGATTTGAAGGACAGACGTTTACTTGTGAATACAAGTATGATGGTGAAAGAGCGCAGATTCACTATGTGGCCAAGGACGCACCCCAGCAATTGAGCGAGGCAAGCCAAGGAGCAGCTAAGGAGGTCGCGGCTGGAGTTGCAAGCATCTTTTCAAGGAACTCGGAGGATCTCTCCAAGAAGTATCCCGATATTCTTGCCAAGCTTGGTACTTGGGTGAAGCCCGATACCAAGAGCTTCGTCCTGGATTGCGAAACTGTTGCCTGGGATgtggacgagaagaaggtgtTGCCCTTCCAGCAACTCATGAcacgcaagaagaaggacgtaaaggtcgaggatgtcaaggtcaaggtctgCGTCTTTGCCTTTGACCTGCTGTATCTCAACGGAGAAGCCGTGGTTGAAAAGGCACTACGGGAACGACGTGAGCTGCTCGAGGCTGCATTTACCCCCGTGGAAGGCGAATTCGCCTTTGCTACCCACATGAACGGCCAGGAGCTTGACGAAATCCAGCTCTTCCTTGACGAAAGTGTAAAGGCTTCATGTGAAGGTCTCATGGTCAAGATGTTGGATGGCAGGGAGAGTGGATATGAGCCCAGCAAACGAAGTCGCAACTGGCTCAAG ATCAAGAAGGATTATCTCTCTGGTGTTGGCGATtctcttgaccttgtcgtcCTGGGTGCTTACTATGGCAAAGGCAAGCGTACTTCAGTGTATGGAGCATTCCTCCTGGCATGCTACAACCCCAACTCGGATACATACGAGACTGTATGTAACATTGGAACTGGTTTCTCGGAGCAAGTGCTTGAAGAGCTACACAAGCAACTGTCCGAGATCACCATTGACCGACCCAAGCCCTTCTATTCACACTCTTCTGGCGGGCAGCACCAGCCCGACGTCTGGTTCGAGCCCCGTTTCGTCTGGGAGGTCAAGACGGCGGATCTGACGCTCAGCCCGCGGTACAAGGCCGGTGCCAAGGAGGGAGTCGACCCTTCGGGCACCAAGGGTATCAGTCTGCGATTCCCACGCTTCATCCGAATCCGTGATGACAAGAATGCCGATTCTGCCACCACGAGTCGCCAGGTTGCTGAGATGTACCGCAAGCAGGAGAGCGTGTCGAAGAGCAAGGGACCTGCTGTGGATGACGACTTTGAGTATTAG